A part of Candidatus Electrothrix aestuarii genomic DNA contains:
- a CDS encoding HEAT repeat domain-containing protein, which translates to MNTPQDLTPNSTSADQQSESSGIDNMFSQTLSELIVEKKDRQADILLDQLTSWLHGDKPQVRSEAISHLTDTLELLIAHREWQRMEKLLPTVSQALSIAAKNDEVVWQIITALSIFAAYQIEIGRYAPARKALLIFGGYNALQVASVDIREQAEQLISDLATKPLMELLLIEYLYDRSKGEDAGRLLVLFGKTAAEFLTEPQSLQQSRGKPDALLKLFENIGPVAESSLGALLHRTKDWYLLRNSIKLLGEMGSSACFNDITALLDHDDLRVKGEVLRAASKIETKEKKEFFLRALATVPRQLKEPVVALLGDIPDSSLVAPLADLLDETSYVRTKAGYQLRTTICKTLGKIGSVKAVPTLKKVIADNTETEKEGGIAREKLVQAAEQAIQYINHGGKYKAHRAAADSLNVPLKNNPVAARETNIVQIAMAGDQARATTQLFDLIVECVHNQDFYNAERLRERFNEINPNALTEIIQAAELIEQEKNGVQVRGYLEIWSNLLRELTAEEFSAIYHELENRELQPDEILVNQGDKNDELFFINHGMIKTFYQKSGRKVYVKSLTGGDLAGENFFDASVWTISMAAQTESKISILKRSSFSRWQEAFPGLEAKLRAFYNRSNDVQDLLLRKGLNRRAFERYQLARKIEFQIINNLGNSMGQRFKGRLSDISRGGLAMKFHLAQKKHIRVLFGRKLHISIPVAGKPPELNVYGTVLSINPAEGEGSEYKLHFVFDAPMEQEALQLVLG; encoded by the coding sequence ATGAATACCCCCCAAGACCTGACCCCCAACTCAACATCGGCGGACCAACAGTCAGAATCCAGCGGTATTGATAATATGTTTTCACAAACACTCTCAGAACTGATTGTGGAAAAGAAAGACCGTCAGGCTGATATTCTGCTCGACCAATTGACCTCCTGGTTGCATGGTGATAAGCCGCAGGTAAGGTCCGAGGCAATTAGCCATCTCACTGATACGTTGGAATTGCTCATTGCTCATCGCGAGTGGCAGCGGATGGAAAAACTTCTGCCCACAGTTTCTCAGGCCCTCTCCATAGCTGCGAAGAATGATGAGGTTGTGTGGCAGATCATTACAGCTCTTTCCATCTTTGCTGCGTATCAGATTGAAATAGGGAGATATGCGCCAGCTCGTAAGGCACTGCTGATTTTTGGTGGGTACAATGCCTTACAAGTTGCAAGTGTTGATATACGTGAACAGGCAGAACAGCTCATCAGTGATCTGGCAACCAAGCCCCTTATGGAACTGTTGTTGATCGAATACTTGTATGATCGGAGTAAGGGAGAGGATGCAGGACGACTGCTTGTGCTTTTTGGTAAGACGGCAGCAGAGTTTCTGACTGAACCCCAGAGTCTCCAGCAAAGCCGGGGGAAACCCGATGCATTACTTAAGCTTTTTGAAAATATTGGCCCGGTAGCAGAAAGTAGCCTGGGCGCCTTGTTACACCGGACAAAGGATTGGTACCTCCTGAGGAACAGTATAAAACTACTCGGTGAAATGGGCTCTTCTGCCTGCTTTAACGATATAACAGCCTTGTTAGATCATGATGATCTTCGTGTTAAGGGGGAGGTCTTGCGGGCTGCCAGTAAGATTGAGACAAAGGAGAAAAAAGAATTTTTTCTCAGAGCCTTGGCTACGGTACCCCGGCAACTCAAGGAGCCTGTTGTCGCTCTACTTGGAGATATTCCAGACAGTAGTCTAGTGGCTCCTTTAGCGGACTTGCTGGATGAGACATCCTATGTGCGGACGAAAGCCGGGTATCAGTTGCGCACCACTATTTGCAAAACTCTTGGTAAGATCGGTTCGGTAAAGGCGGTTCCTACACTGAAAAAAGTTATTGCCGATAACACAGAAACAGAAAAAGAGGGTGGGATTGCAAGAGAAAAATTAGTTCAGGCCGCAGAACAGGCAATTCAGTATATTAATCACGGTGGTAAGTATAAAGCACATCGTGCTGCGGCAGATTCCCTCAATGTTCCTTTGAAGAATAATCCTGTTGCTGCACGGGAAACCAATATTGTGCAGATTGCTATGGCTGGTGATCAGGCCAGGGCAACCACGCAGCTTTTTGATTTAATTGTGGAGTGCGTACATAATCAGGATTTCTACAATGCCGAGCGCTTGAGAGAACGGTTTAATGAAATTAACCCCAATGCATTGACCGAGATCATTCAGGCTGCGGAATTGATTGAGCAGGAAAAAAATGGGGTGCAGGTACGTGGCTATCTGGAAATTTGGTCGAATTTACTGCGTGAACTGACAGCAGAAGAGTTCAGTGCTATCTATCACGAGTTAGAAAATCGTGAGCTACAACCTGATGAGATTTTGGTCAATCAGGGAGATAAAAATGATGAGCTCTTTTTTATAAACCACGGCATGATCAAGACTTTTTACCAGAAGAGCGGGCGTAAGGTGTATGTCAAAAGCCTCACTGGTGGAGATCTTGCGGGGGAAAATTTTTTTGACGCCTCAGTCTGGACCATCAGCATGGCTGCCCAGACAGAAAGTAAGATTTCCATTCTTAAACGTTCCAGTTTTTCCCGTTGGCAAGAGGCTTTTCCAGGGCTTGAAGCCAAGTTGCGGGCATTTTATAATCGTTCCAATGATGTCCAGGATTTATTACTGCGTAAGGGCTTGAATCGCAGGGCCTTTGAGCGTTATCAGCTCGCGCGAAAAATAGAATTTCAGATTATTAATAACCTGGGTAATTCTATGGGGCAGCGTTTTAAGGGCCGGCTCTCGGATATTTCACGTGGCGGTCTTGCCATGAAATTTCATCTTGCGCAAAAAAAACATATTCGGGTCCTTTTTGGCCGAAAATTGCATATCTCTATTCCTGTGGCAGGAAAACCTCCAGAGCTTAATGTCTATGGCACTGTTTTATCCATCAATCCAGCTGAGGGAGAGGGGAGCGAGTATAAACTCCATTTTGTGTTTGACGCTCCAATGGAGCAAGAAGCTCTTCAGCTGGTCCTGGGGTAA
- a CDS encoding response regulator, translated as MPGPELRLPPVSLDDNEFLEGDEVILAVDDYHAVVVLLQNFLHQRGLKTLTASSVQEFRQVLHSVPIALILLDINLPDGDGTELISEIKEASPSTAIIMLSAATDLHTALECLRHGADDYLTKPVQLATFWETVRKVLEKRRLQINNRRYQQQLEQAHFRIQLLHELALKMNTAYLGMTALEEILQAILVGITAEEGLKFNRAFLALFDSTGTVLEGRLAVGPGCREDAVRIWQEMSNRALRFHDIIDSIKGHDFHEDSEVNKIVRALRIPADNREHLLIRAAMERKTINVCHGQCEFSVPVDLMGLLQEDNFVVVPLYSSTRSLGVIIADHFVTGKEIDSPLIRALESFASQASLAIEHCRLYADMEEKIKQLELVTHELETNKDLLVESERYSVLGQVAAQLAHNIRNPITSIGGTARLLSRKTSDPQQLKFLDMMAMEVTRIEQTLEDLFNFVDISPLKKESVLVYPLIIKTLMLFYNAMEKQGIKYQALAPEQLTCELDARQIRKVLVHLVRNAVEAMENGGTLEIEVSTDRKYIHIAVKDSGMGIAAADLQRVSDPFYTTKVAGTGVGLALVERIIKDHQGKLHIQCREHGGTEVIITLPNP; from the coding sequence ATGCCGGGTCCTGAACTGAGACTGCCACCTGTTTCTCTGGATGACAATGAATTTCTCGAAGGTGATGAAGTTATTCTCGCCGTTGATGATTATCATGCTGTTGTTGTTCTGCTGCAAAACTTCCTGCATCAACGGGGATTAAAGACCCTGACCGCAAGCTCTGTACAAGAATTCCGGCAGGTGCTCCATAGCGTCCCCATCGCTCTGATCCTTCTTGACATCAACCTTCCTGACGGGGACGGAACAGAACTGATTTCCGAGATCAAAGAGGCCAGTCCGAGCACCGCCATCATTATGCTGTCTGCCGCCACAGACCTGCATACTGCACTGGAATGTCTTCGTCATGGTGCAGATGATTATCTCACCAAACCAGTCCAGCTAGCCACCTTTTGGGAGACTGTCCGCAAAGTTCTGGAAAAAAGAAGACTACAGATTAATAACAGGAGATACCAACAGCAACTTGAGCAGGCACATTTTCGAATCCAGCTCCTGCATGAACTGGCCTTGAAGATGAACACTGCCTATCTTGGCATGACAGCTCTGGAAGAAATTCTGCAGGCAATTCTCGTTGGCATCACAGCGGAGGAGGGCTTGAAGTTTAACCGAGCTTTTCTCGCCCTGTTTGACTCCACAGGAACCGTGCTTGAAGGGAGGTTAGCTGTTGGCCCCGGATGCAGGGAAGATGCGGTCAGGATTTGGCAAGAAATGAGCAATAGGGCCTTGCGTTTTCATGATATCATCGACTCAATCAAGGGACATGACTTTCATGAGGATAGCGAAGTCAATAAAATCGTTCGAGCCTTACGCATTCCAGCGGATAACAGGGAGCACCTCCTGATTCGGGCTGCAATGGAGCGTAAAACCATTAATGTCTGTCATGGTCAATGCGAATTTTCGGTTCCTGTAGATTTGATGGGGCTTCTCCAGGAAGACAATTTCGTGGTGGTCCCCTTATACTCCTCCACTCGATCTCTTGGCGTAATTATCGCGGATCACTTTGTTACGGGCAAAGAAATTGATTCTCCGCTCATCCGTGCCTTGGAGAGCTTTGCCAGTCAGGCCAGCCTCGCCATTGAGCACTGTCGGCTTTATGCTGATATGGAGGAGAAAATCAAGCAGTTGGAACTCGTGACCCACGAACTTGAGACCAACAAGGATCTTCTCGTTGAATCTGAACGTTACTCCGTACTGGGACAAGTTGCAGCTCAGCTTGCCCATAATATCCGTAACCCCATCACCTCAATCGGCGGCACTGCGAGGCTCCTCAGTCGCAAGACGAGCGATCCCCAGCAATTAAAATTTTTGGATATGATGGCTATGGAGGTTACACGTATTGAGCAGACCCTGGAAGACCTTTTCAACTTCGTTGATATTAGCCCTCTCAAAAAAGAGTCGGTCCTTGTCTACCCGCTGATCATCAAAACACTGATGCTTTTTTATAATGCTATGGAAAAACAAGGCATCAAGTACCAAGCGTTGGCACCTGAACAGCTCACCTGTGAGCTTGATGCTCGACAGATACGTAAGGTGCTTGTGCATCTGGTACGTAATGCTGTGGAGGCAATGGAAAATGGAGGAACTTTAGAGATTGAGGTCTCGACAGACAGGAAATACATTCACATAGCTGTCAAGGATAGCGGCATGGGCATTGCAGCGGCTGATCTCCAAAGAGTTTCAGACCCCTTCTATACAACTAAGGTAGCCGGAACTGGTGTAGGATTGGCGCTGGTAGAACGTATCATTAAGGATCATCAAGGAAAATTGCACATTCAATGCCGGGAACATGGAGGGACAGAAGTTATTATCACCTTGCCAAACCCTTAA
- a CDS encoding ATP-dependent DNA helicase: MKNIFADIGLLAEHLPDYESRPGQLEMAEAVAKLLEQEGQQVGSEQDSPSLAQCLIVEAGTGLGKTLAYLIPAVLSGRRVVVSTNTRNLQDQILKREIPFIQNALAPGLRAMTVKGRQNYLCLYRWHQIADHKQQVIFQEQVGNKGKQGKGMYDVLDEWLQRTVVADRAELSGISGGSLLWQKICCLPHFCLGADCPYANACYLNRLRRLAASCQVLVVNHHLLFSDLAVRKNGYGEVLPRYQSVIIDEAHHLENVAGNFFGFSFSRYQVVDLITDIEQSVLKKGGKTSGLYESMLSAARALSGLNEQFAAMFPVQKGRFPLRDLWEEYPEVPKARDAVMTALHSLAEQLDKIKGQDEPWGHYGQRSQDIAHHLEQITSPLLLPHGEADLSNYIQWVERTEKNLTLSATPIDVAEELQSTLFAGAEHCLFTSATLRTEGGDGGFSYFRQRLGIPETTQSYSFSSPFDYQKRTLLYVPGDQFPEPNDAQYRTALHQELLQLITCSKGRALLLFTSFQSLELAWHSLQDQVSYPLLRQGTCSRSLLLERFAEQTNSVLFAVASFWEGVDVPGDSLSLVVIDKLPFEVPSDPVIMARMERIKAAGGNPFMDFQIPRAILTLRQGVGRLMRRANDRGVMAILDVRLFSKFYGRRFRANLPAAPISRDMQDVEIFFNGE; encoded by the coding sequence ATGAAAAATATTTTTGCAGACATTGGTCTCCTGGCAGAGCATCTCCCCGATTACGAATCCCGTCCTGGTCAGTTGGAGATGGCAGAAGCTGTTGCCAAGCTATTAGAGCAGGAGGGCCAACAAGTCGGCTCGGAACAGGATAGTCCTTCTTTGGCACAGTGCCTGATCGTAGAAGCGGGAACTGGGCTGGGGAAAACCTTGGCATATCTTATCCCGGCAGTGCTCAGCGGGCGCAGGGTCGTTGTTTCCACAAATACCCGTAATCTTCAAGATCAAATCCTTAAACGGGAAATTCCCTTTATTCAGAATGCTCTTGCTCCAGGTTTACGAGCAATGACAGTGAAAGGACGCCAGAATTATCTTTGTCTTTATAGATGGCATCAGATCGCTGATCATAAGCAGCAAGTCATCTTTCAGGAGCAAGTGGGCAACAAGGGAAAGCAGGGAAAGGGGATGTACGATGTACTTGATGAGTGGTTGCAACGAACCGTTGTTGCTGATCGTGCTGAACTCTCCGGAATATCAGGTGGCTCATTGCTCTGGCAAAAGATCTGTTGCCTGCCTCATTTTTGTCTTGGTGCAGATTGCCCTTATGCTAATGCTTGTTATTTGAATCGTCTTCGCCGCTTAGCCGCATCCTGCCAGGTCTTGGTTGTCAACCATCATCTCCTCTTTTCTGACCTGGCAGTCCGGAAAAATGGCTACGGAGAGGTGCTCCCCAGGTATCAATCTGTTATTATAGACGAAGCACATCACCTGGAAAATGTGGCAGGTAATTTCTTTGGCTTTTCTTTTTCTAGGTATCAGGTCGTTGATCTGATAACAGATATAGAACAGAGCGTGCTGAAAAAGGGAGGAAAGACAAGTGGTTTATATGAAAGTATGCTCTCCGCAGCCAGAGCGCTTTCCGGCCTGAACGAACAATTTGCTGCAATGTTTCCGGTCCAGAAAGGAAGATTTCCCTTAAGGGATCTTTGGGAAGAGTATCCCGAAGTGCCAAAAGCACGAGATGCTGTTATGACGGCGTTACACTCTCTGGCAGAGCAGCTCGACAAGATCAAGGGGCAGGATGAACCTTGGGGGCATTATGGACAGCGGAGTCAGGATATTGCCCATCATCTGGAGCAGATTACCTCCCCCTTACTCCTCCCTCATGGAGAGGCCGATCTGTCCAATTATATTCAATGGGTTGAGCGAACAGAAAAGAATCTTACCCTTTCCGCCACTCCTATTGATGTTGCTGAAGAGCTGCAAAGCACACTTTTTGCTGGCGCAGAACATTGTCTCTTTACCTCTGCAACGTTGAGAACCGAGGGGGGTGATGGGGGATTTAGTTATTTTCGTCAACGTCTTGGAATTCCTGAGACCACGCAAAGTTATTCTTTTTCCTCGCCTTTTGATTATCAAAAACGAACCTTGCTTTACGTCCCTGGAGATCAATTTCCCGAACCAAATGATGCGCAGTACAGAACAGCATTGCACCAGGAACTGTTGCAACTTATTACCTGCTCTAAAGGACGTGCTCTGCTCTTGTTTACCTCGTTTCAATCGCTGGAGCTTGCATGGCATAGTTTGCAGGATCAAGTTTCGTATCCCTTGCTGCGTCAAGGTACCTGCTCACGCTCCCTGTTACTGGAACGTTTTGCGGAGCAGACAAACTCTGTCCTTTTTGCTGTTGCCAGTTTCTGGGAAGGTGTTGATGTCCCTGGAGACTCTTTGAGCTTGGTCGTTATTGATAAATTGCCGTTTGAAGTCCCCAGTGACCCTGTTATTATGGCCCGCATGGAGAGAATTAAGGCAGCCGGAGGGAATCCATTCATGGATTTTCAGATACCCAGAGCGATTCTCACCTTGAGGCAGGGCGTAGGGCGTCTCATGCGGCGTGCAAATGATCGGGGAGTTATGGCGATTCTGGATGTCCGTTTATTTAGTAAATTTTATGGTCGCCGTTTTCGGGCGAACTTACCTGCTGCTCCAATCAGTAGGGATATGCAGGATGTGGAGATTTTTTTTAATGGAGAGTAA
- a CDS encoding polyprenyl synthetase family protein has translation MLKEEKAIPASVDKDFLRGFIQEQAVRTEESIRLDLEKSLSGSDSLLSEVLQYALLQGGKRLRPVLVILGSRLCGRDDEDLYLLAAAFEYLHTATLIHDDVLDHAENRRGNESVVKKYGTAAAILAGDWLHARSMYLIGSLTAQQGLDVFCAATQAMVDGEFLQLRYTANPMVTEEQYLAVVLRKTACLMSSTCEIGALYAHADAEQQRALARYGERIGIAFQIVDDLLDYLGDEQATGKVVGNDFIEGKMTLPLIHALAHAADEEKAELITGLKTPARDKTGCARARQLMQAADSFAFSRQRAQQEIEDGLAALSCFDRRQHQESLTVLEQLAEYILQRDR, from the coding sequence ATGTTGAAAGAAGAAAAGGCAATTCCGGCTAGCGTGGATAAGGACTTTTTACGTGGTTTTATACAAGAGCAGGCGGTTCGAACTGAAGAGAGTATACGTTTGGATCTGGAAAAGAGTTTGTCTGGGAGCGACTCGCTCCTGTCTGAGGTCTTGCAGTATGCTCTTTTGCAAGGAGGTAAGCGGTTACGGCCTGTGCTTGTGATTCTCGGCTCCAGGCTTTGCGGGCGGGACGATGAAGACTTATATCTGTTAGCTGCGGCCTTTGAGTATCTGCATACTGCTACATTAATCCATGATGACGTGCTTGATCATGCCGAAAATAGGCGTGGAAATGAGTCTGTGGTGAAAAAATACGGCACAGCCGCAGCCATCCTTGCCGGTGATTGGCTTCATGCCCGCTCGATGTATCTCATAGGTAGTTTGACTGCCCAACAAGGCCTTGATGTATTTTGCGCTGCAACGCAGGCGATGGTTGATGGTGAGTTCCTCCAGTTACGCTATACCGCAAATCCTATGGTGACGGAAGAACAGTACCTTGCAGTTGTTCTGCGTAAGACAGCCTGTTTGATGAGCTCCACCTGCGAAATAGGTGCCTTATATGCGCATGCCGATGCGGAGCAACAACGTGCCTTAGCGCGATATGGGGAAAGAATAGGGATAGCCTTCCAGATTGTCGATGATCTCCTGGATTATCTCGGAGACGAGCAGGCAACGGGCAAGGTGGTTGGGAATGATTTCATAGAGGGAAAAATGACCCTCCCTCTTATACATGCCCTTGCCCATGCCGCAGATGAGGAGAAGGCAGAATTGATTACAGGGCTCAAAACTCCGGCCAGAGATAAGACTGGATGCGCCAGAGCCCGACAGCTTATGCAGGCAGCGGACAGCTTTGCCTTCTCCCGTCAGCGGGCTCAGCAGGAGATAGAAGATGGACTGGCAGCCTTGTCCTGTTTTGATCGGAGGCAGCACCAGGAGAGTTTGACCGTTTTAGAGCAGCTTGCCGAATATATTTTGCAGCGAGATCGTTAG
- a CDS encoding glycogen/starch/alpha-glucan phosphorylase — MTPVVKKDPQKKRINQLKRAFAYNLFYRQGVTTRTATLNDYYLALSYTLRDRMQHIFVNSIENLLEKDPKIVCYLSAEFLTGPHLHNNLVNLGLYDDFAQAAEESGLNLKEIIDQEEEPGLGNGGLGRLAACYLDSLSSLEIPAIGYGIRYEYGMFDQEIVNGWQKELSDRWLHPGNPWEIKKPVMACEVGFGGHSEIYHTERGIRRIRWRPARVITGVPYDVPVPGYKVNTVNYLRLWSAESHSSFDFADFNTGDYYGAVEDKIKAETVTKVLYPNDTQFQGKKLRLEQQFFLVSCSLQDMIRLHLFRHGNLFNFHEYFQGQLNDTHPAVAVPELMRLLIDVHLYDWDVSWEITKKTLSYTNHTLLPEAMEKWSLELFGSLLPRHLEIIYELNRRFLDEVRIKYPGDDARLQRMSVIDEATPRSIRMVNLACMGSKTINGVATMHTDLLRRHTLADWNDMYPGKIRNVTNGVTPRRWMAVSNPRLTNLLTEAIGERWLTDLDELRKLEELTEDAAFLDAWRDVKEANKRDFSSLIKCCDNITVDYRALFDVQVKRIHEYKRQHLNILHIITLYTRIKANPNLEITPRLFVFGGKAAPGYFMAKHIIKLINSVAQVVNNDPAVRDQLKVFFIPNYNVKIGHIVYPMANLSEQISQAGMEASGTGNMKFSMNGALTIGTLDGANVEIRKEVGEENFFLFGLNVEEVMELRRTGYTPMDYYHHNESLRAVIDLIGSGIFSSGDRELFKPIIDSLLYDDPYMLFADYQNYIDCQDRVGRLFADKTRWSKMSILNTARMGKFSSDRSIKEYCRKVWDVQPCPVKLKWKEIPEDGVLFHPEKTKEK, encoded by the coding sequence ATGACCCCAGTCGTCAAAAAGGATCCACAAAAGAAGCGCATTAATCAACTAAAAAGGGCCTTTGCCTATAATCTCTTTTACAGGCAAGGCGTCACAACAAGGACGGCTACCCTGAATGATTATTATCTTGCGCTCTCCTACACCCTTCGTGACCGAATGCAGCACATTTTTGTCAATTCGATTGAAAACCTGCTGGAAAAAGATCCCAAGATCGTCTGCTATCTCTCAGCTGAATTCCTTACCGGCCCTCATCTTCATAATAACCTGGTTAATCTTGGCTTATATGATGATTTTGCTCAGGCTGCTGAAGAGAGTGGTCTGAATCTCAAAGAAATCATTGATCAGGAGGAAGAGCCCGGCCTGGGTAATGGCGGGCTTGGTCGGCTGGCAGCCTGCTATCTTGATTCTCTCTCTTCCCTGGAAATCCCTGCCATCGGCTATGGTATCCGTTATGAATACGGCATGTTTGACCAGGAAATCGTCAATGGCTGGCAAAAAGAACTCAGTGACCGCTGGCTGCATCCCGGAAATCCCTGGGAAATAAAAAAACCCGTTATGGCCTGCGAAGTTGGCTTTGGCGGTCATTCAGAGATCTACCACACCGAAAGGGGCATCCGGAGGATTCGCTGGCGTCCAGCCCGGGTCATCACCGGGGTTCCTTACGATGTACCCGTTCCAGGTTACAAGGTCAATACGGTCAATTACCTGCGTCTCTGGAGTGCTGAATCACATTCTTCCTTTGATTTTGCTGATTTTAACACTGGTGATTATTACGGGGCCGTAGAAGATAAAATCAAGGCGGAAACAGTGACCAAGGTGCTCTATCCCAATGACACGCAATTTCAAGGAAAAAAACTCCGCCTTGAGCAACAATTTTTTCTTGTTTCCTGCTCGTTACAGGACATGATTCGTCTGCATCTTTTCCGACACGGAAATTTATTCAATTTTCATGAATATTTCCAGGGACAGCTCAACGATACGCATCCAGCAGTAGCTGTCCCCGAATTAATGCGTCTTCTCATTGATGTACATCTCTACGACTGGGATGTTTCCTGGGAAATCACCAAGAAGACCCTCAGCTACACCAACCATACCCTGCTCCCTGAGGCTATGGAAAAATGGTCTTTGGAGCTCTTCGGTAGCCTGTTGCCCCGCCATTTGGAAATCATCTACGAGCTCAACCGCCGCTTTCTTGATGAGGTACGGATTAAATACCCTGGGGATGATGCCCGATTACAGCGAATGTCCGTGATCGACGAGGCTACTCCCCGATCAATTCGCATGGTTAACCTCGCCTGCATGGGATCCAAAACCATCAACGGTGTTGCAACCATGCATACCGATCTCCTGCGCAGACATACCCTGGCGGACTGGAATGATATGTATCCCGGAAAAATCCGCAATGTAACCAACGGGGTAACCCCGCGTCGCTGGATGGCGGTCAGCAACCCCCGGCTTACCAATCTCCTCACTGAGGCCATTGGCGAACGATGGCTTACCGACCTAGACGAGCTCCGCAAACTGGAAGAACTCACCGAAGATGCAGCTTTTCTTGACGCATGGCGAGATGTGAAGGAAGCAAACAAACGAGATTTTTCATCTCTTATTAAGTGCTGCGATAATATTACTGTTGATTACAGAGCTCTCTTTGATGTTCAGGTCAAGCGAATACACGAATACAAACGACAGCATCTCAACATCCTGCACATCATCACCCTGTATACCAGAATCAAGGCTAACCCGAACCTTGAAATAACCCCACGTCTCTTTGTCTTTGGTGGCAAAGCCGCCCCTGGGTATTTCATGGCTAAGCATATTATTAAGCTGATCAATTCTGTTGCGCAGGTCGTTAATAATGACCCCGCAGTTCGCGACCAGCTGAAGGTTTTCTTTATCCCCAATTATAATGTCAAAATCGGCCATATTGTCTACCCAATGGCCAATCTTTCCGAGCAAATCTCACAGGCTGGAATGGAGGCATCAGGTACGGGTAATATGAAATTTTCCATGAATGGTGCCCTGACCATTGGTACCCTAGACGGAGCAAACGTGGAAATAAGGAAGGAGGTCGGGGAAGAAAACTTCTTCCTGTTCGGCCTGAATGTTGAGGAAGTGATGGAGTTACGGAGAACAGGTTATACGCCTATGGATTATTACCATCATAATGAGTCGTTGCGAGCTGTCATCGACCTGATCGGCTCTGGAATATTCTCATCAGGTGACCGGGAACTCTTCAAACCGATTATCGACTCTCTGCTCTATGATGACCCATATATGCTTTTTGCTGATTATCAGAATTATATTGATTGTCAGGATAGAGTTGGTCGTCTGTTTGCAGATAAAACTCGCTGGAGCAAAATGTCAATTCTCAACACGGCCCGCATGGGCAAATTTTCTTCAGATCGTTCCATCAAAGAATACTGCCGTAAGGTATGGGATGTCCAGCCCTGCCCTGTCAAACTCAAATGGAAAGAAATTCCAGAGGACGGGGTGCTTTTTCATCCTGAAAAAACAAAAGAGAAATAA